In one Drosophila pseudoobscura strain MV-25-SWS-2005 chromosome X, UCI_Dpse_MV25, whole genome shotgun sequence genomic region, the following are encoded:
- the X11L gene encoding uncharacterized protein X11L isoform X5: protein MNSNSCSDSSNDSMANPLQMNFGQPQMQSLQQERYVWEMRTRSPNVTPASTVLNSPDLNAELPYAPLQGQSPGQMSMGYGETGGQMASSYYYQRPHLHQIRVGRSPGSQFDAHESLPQGRASPGSPTDVGKADGQCLRDGEIVVFDDIDTNWMNKAAPVMRSDSQEDILKVTKMIGQLPIAEYEGSPRRFGNQPAAGSRKRPPGFPQRVSPTASGVGGGGGSGGSGSSNHNVAGKASSGNLIDLIDHEEDGRTAAAREKTPAFDYLYEFSETRKVLEEFFKANPDDEKRFADYTTESGDDVPNSQQQEHPATTPMEQAYIGQRLARIPKEELYMVHRSPSKKQPPSEHNNVSVPTVYQEQHNDIELYIDSNSRSSGDLADTELEANLRRHSRNFTLSPETTDYDSNCGDLDSLSNDINCPTDYGKLYTSMPVLEDGLSSGHASDTENNVSVVCDKQAQQAQPQQQQQQQPTVHEHNGNANGNGTAVNGERLENEYNNSASLATVTTDASQSALISDFASLPMPMPPPLPLPLPCTPPQIELPDTDSLEHEPMQAEQATAAAADCGDCCPMEQSHYGAVYAAAASAGSAVQQPATAAVEIQEAMKEIRTALQRAKTQPDKLKFCDEVLPTEPESPVWVPRKCGAAAIATPATALPEEEPDTDLETDRLLGQQRHEEQDFFSDQIFAQPRAPDSNANEGTEIASSNGHLNGGCIDNNNPKPQTYSTATIRQGIGTSLTPNSPDICQIVGTADITISGSPEKLQFTKSPTGSIKSLKDSANSDKKAKSRNKEGLLEPKVLIEGVLFRAKYLGSTQLVCEGQPTKSTRMMQAEEAVSRIKALAPEGESQPSTEVDLFISTEKIMVLNTDLKEIMMDHALRTISYIADIGDLVVLMARRRFVPNSLGDPNPSPGPNPLGSDAPNPPLAAAAIEAADSSPPKEPAQVLHNKHNRTPKMICHVFESDEAQFIAQSIGQAFQVAYMEFLKANGIENENLAKEMDYQEVLNSQEIFGDELEIFAKKELQKEVVVPKAKGEILGVVIVESGWGSMLPTVVIANLMSTGAAARCGQLNIGDQLIAINGMSLVGLPLSTCQSYIRNAKNQTAVKFTVVPCPPVVEVKILRPKALFQLGFSVQNGVICSLLRGGIAERGGVRVGHRIIEINNQSVVAVPHDTIVKLLSSSVGEILMKTMPTSMFRLLTGQETPIYI from the exons ATGAATTCAAATTcctgcagcgacagcagcaacgaTTCGATGGCCAATCCGCTGCAAATGAACTTTGGACAGCCGCAGATGCAGTCGCTACAGCAGGAGCGCTACGTGTGGGAAATGCGAACGCGCAGTCCCAATGTGACGCCCGCCAGCACAGTACTCAACTCCCCGGACCTGAATGCCGAGCTGCCGTACGCACCGCTGCAGGGCCAGTCGCCCGGACAGATGTCTATGGGCTATGGGGAAACCGGCGGACAGATGGCCTCCTCCTACTACTACCAGCGGCCGCATCTCCATCAGATCCGTGTGGGACGTAGTCCGGGCAGTCAGTTCGATGCCCACGAATCCCTGCCGCAG GGTCGTGCCAGTCCTGGGTCGCCAACGGACGTGGGAAAGGCCGATGGCCAGTGCCTGAGGGATGGGGAGATAGTCGTCTTTGACGACATTGACACCAACTGGATGAACAAGGCCGCCCCGGTGATGCGCTCAGACAGCCAGGAGGATATCCTGAAGGTGACCAAAATGATTGGCCAGCTGCCCATAGCCGAATACGAGGGATCGCCGCGTCGATTTGGCAACCAACCGGCGGCCGGCTCACGCAAGCGTCCCCCGGGTTTTCCACAGCGGGTCTCGCCCACAGCGAGCGGCGtaggtggcggcggtggcagcggtggcagcggcagcagcaaccacaatGTGGCCGGCAAGGCATCGTCGGGCAATCTGATAGATCTGATCGATCACGAGGAGGACGGCAGGACGGCGGCAGCTAGAGAGAAAACACCAGCATTCGATTACTTGTATGAGTTCTCGGAAACGCGCAAGGTACTGGAGGAGTTCTTCAAGGCCAATCCCGACGATGAGAAACGTTTCGCGGACTACACCACAGAGAGCGGCGATGATGTGCCCAATTCG cagcagcaggaacatcCGGCAACGACACCGATGGAGCAGGCATACATTGGCCAGCGCTTGGCTAGGATACCCAAAGAGGAGCTGTACATGGTTCATCGTTCGCCCAGCAAGAAGCAG CCGCCCAGTGAACACAACAACGTCAGTGTACCGACTGTGTATCAGGAGCAGCACAACGATATCGAGCTGTATATCGATTCGAAtagccgcagcagcggcgaTCTGGCGGACACCGAACTGGAGGCGAATCTGCGCAGACATTCGCGCAACTTTACCCTCTCGCCGGAGACGACGGACTACGATTCGAACTGCGGCGATCTAGATAGCCTGTCGAATGACATCAACTGCCCCACAGACTACGGCAAGCTGTACACGAGCATGCCCGTGCTGGAGGATGGCCTCAGCAGTGGCCATGCCTCCGATACGGAGAACAATGTATCTGTTGTCTGTGACAAGCAGGCAcaacaggcacagccacagcagcagcagcagcagcaaccgacCGTCCACGAGCACAATGGCAACGcaaatggcaatggcactgCTGTAAATGGTGAGCGATTGGAGAACGAATACAACAACAGCGCCAGCCTGGCGACTGTCACAACCGATGCCTCACAGTCGGCGCTGATAAGTGACTTTGCCTcgctgccgatgccgatgccaccgccactgccactgccactgccctgcACACCGCCGCAGATTGAACTGCCAGACACGGACAGCCTCGAGCACGAGCCCATGCAAGCCGAACAGGCCACAGCGGCTGCAGCGGATTGCGGCGATTGCTGCCCCATGGAGCAATCCCACTATGGAGCAGTCtatgcagcagcggcatccgCAGGAAGTGCCGTCCAGCAGCCGGCCACAGCGGCAGTGGAGATCCAGGAGGCCATGAAAGAGATACGCACGGCCCTGCAGCGGGCCAAGACGCAGCCGGACAAGCTCAAGTTCTGTGACgaagtcctgccaaccgaacCGGAGTCCCCCGTGTGGGTGCCACGCAAATGCGGTGCGGCGGCCATAGCAACGCCGGCCACAGCTTTGCCGGAGGAGGAGCCTGATACCGATCTGGAAACGGATCGATTGTTGGGCCAGCAGCGGCACGAGGAGCAGGACTTTTTCTCCGATCAG ATCTTTGCGCAGCCTCGGGCCCCCGATAGCAATGCCAACGAGGGAACGGAAATAGCCAGCAGCAATGGACATCTCAATGGCGGTTGCATTGACAACAACAATCCCAAGCCGCAGACCTATTCGACGGCCACAATTCGGCAGGGTATCGGCACCTCCCTGACGCCCAATTCGCCGGACATTTGCCAGATTGTGGGCACGGCGGACATCACGATCAGCGGGTCCCCGGAGAAACTGCAGTTCACCAAGAGTCCGACGGGATCCATCAAGTCGTTAAAGGACTCGGCCAACAGCGACAAGAAAGCCAAGTCGCGGAACAAGGAGG GTCTATTGGAACCCAAAGTTCTCATTGAGGGCGTACTCTTCCGCGCCAAGTATCTGGGATCGACGCAGCTCGTATGCGAGGGCCAGCCGACCAAGTCGACGCGAATGATGCAGGCCGAAGAGGCTGTGTCCCGGATCAAG GCTTTG GCACCCGAGGGCGAGAGCCAGCCTAGCACGGAGGTGGATCTGTTCATATCAACCGAGAAGATAATGGTGCTAAACACAGACCTCAAGGAGATCATGATGGACCATGCCCTGCGCACCATTTCCTACATAGCCGACATCGGGGATCTGGTGGTGCTGATGGCCCGTCGCCGGTTCGTGCCCAACAGTTTGGGTGATCCGAATCCCAGCCCCGGTCCAAATCCGCTGGGAAGTGATGCCCCCAATCCTccgctggcggcggcggccatcGAGGCAGCAGACTCCTCGCCACCAAAGGAGCCCGCCCAGGTGCTGCACAATAAGCACAATCGGACTCCGAAGATGATCTGCCACGTGTTCGAGAGCGATGAGGCGCAGTTCATTGCGCAGTCGATTGGCCAGGCCTTCCAGGTGGCCTACATGGAGTTCCTCAAGGCCAATGGCATCGAGAACGAGAACCTGGCCAAGGAGATGGACTACCAGGAGGTGCTCAACAGTCAGGAGATCTTTGGCGACGAGCTGGAGATATTCGCCAAGAAGGAGCTCCAGAAGGAGGTTGTCGTCCCCAAGGCCAAGGGCGAAATCCTTGGTGTTGTCATCGTCGAATCCGGCTGGGGCTCGATGCTGCCGACGGTCGTGATTGCCAACCTAATGTCCACCGGGGCTGCCGCCCGTTGCGGCCAGCTGAACATTGGCGACCAGCTGATAGCCATCAATGGCATGAGCCTGGTCGGTCTGCCGCTCTCCACCTGCCAGAGCTACATACGCAATGCCAAGAATCAAACTGCCGTCAAGTTCACCGTTGTGCCCTGTCCCCCCGTCGTCGAGGTGAAGATACTGCGCCCCAAGGCCCTGTTCCAGTTGGGTTTCAGTGTCCAGAATGGCGTG ATCTGCAGTCTGCTGCGCGGAGGAATCGCCGAGCGCGGCGGTGTCCGGGTGGGTCATCGCATCATCGAGATCAACAATCAGAGTGTGGTGGCCGTACCCCACGATACCATTGTCAAGCTCTTGTCATCCTCTGTAGGCGAG ATCCTGATGAAGACCATGCCCACGTCCATGTTTCGTTTGCTCACTGGCCAGGAGACGCCtatctatatataa
- the X11L gene encoding uncharacterized protein X11L isoform X1: protein MNSNSCSDSSNDSMANPLQMNFGQPQMQSLQQERYVWEMRTRSPNVTPASTVLNSPDLNAELPYAPLQGQSPGQMSMGYGETGGQMASSYYYQRPHLHQIRVGRSPGSQFDAHESLPQGRASPGSPTDVGKADGQCLRDGEIVVFDDIDTNWMNKAAPVMRSDSQEDILKVTKMIGQLPIAEYEGSPRRFGNQPAAGSRKRPPGFPQRVSPTASGVGGGGGSGGSGSSNHNVAGKASSGNLIDLIDHEEDGRTAAAREKTPAFDYLYEFSETRKVLEEFFKANPDDEKRFADYTTESGDDVPNSQQQQEHPATTPMEQAYIGQRLARIPKEELYMVHRSPSKKQQPPSEHNNVSVPTVYQEQHNDIELYIDSNSRSSGDLADTELEANLRRHSRNFTLSPETTDYDSNCGDLDSLSNDINCPTDYGKLYTSMPVLEDGLSSGHASDTENNVSVVCDKQAQQAQPQQQQQQQPTVHEHNGNANGNGTAVNGERLENEYNNSASLATVTTDASQSALISDFASLPMPMPPPLPLPLPCTPPQIELPDTDSLEHEPMQAEQATAAAADCGDCCPMEQSHYGAVYAAAASAGSAVQQPATAAVEIQEAMKEIRTALQRAKTQPDKLKFCDEVLPTEPESPVWVPRKCGAAAIATPATALPEEEPDTDLETDRLLGQQRHEEQDFFSDQIFAQPRAPDSNANEGTEIASSNGHLNGGCIDNNNPKPQTYSTATIRQGIGTSLTPNSPDICQIVGTADITISGSPEKLQFTKSPTGSIKSLKDSANSDKKAKSRNKEGLLEPKVLIEGVLFRAKYLGSTQLVCEGQPTKSTRMMQAEEAVSRIKALAPEGESQPSTEVDLFISTEKIMVLNTDLKEIMMDHALRTISYIADIGDLVVLMARRRFVPNSLGDPNPSPGPNPLGSDAPNPPLAAAAIEAADSSPPKEPAQVLHNKHNRTPKMICHVFESDEAQFIAQSIGQAFQVAYMEFLKANGIENENLAKEMDYQEVLNSQEIFGDELEIFAKKELQKEVVVPKAKGEILGVVIVESGWGSMLPTVVIANLMSTGAAARCGQLNIGDQLIAINGMSLVGLPLSTCQSYIRNAKNQTAVKFTVVPCPPVVEVKILRPKALFQLGFSVQNGVICSLLRGGIAERGGVRVGHRIIEINNQSVVAVPHDTIVKLLSSSVGEILMKTMPTSMFRLLTGQETPIYI, encoded by the exons ATGAATTCAAATTcctgcagcgacagcagcaacgaTTCGATGGCCAATCCGCTGCAAATGAACTTTGGACAGCCGCAGATGCAGTCGCTACAGCAGGAGCGCTACGTGTGGGAAATGCGAACGCGCAGTCCCAATGTGACGCCCGCCAGCACAGTACTCAACTCCCCGGACCTGAATGCCGAGCTGCCGTACGCACCGCTGCAGGGCCAGTCGCCCGGACAGATGTCTATGGGCTATGGGGAAACCGGCGGACAGATGGCCTCCTCCTACTACTACCAGCGGCCGCATCTCCATCAGATCCGTGTGGGACGTAGTCCGGGCAGTCAGTTCGATGCCCACGAATCCCTGCCGCAG GGTCGTGCCAGTCCTGGGTCGCCAACGGACGTGGGAAAGGCCGATGGCCAGTGCCTGAGGGATGGGGAGATAGTCGTCTTTGACGACATTGACACCAACTGGATGAACAAGGCCGCCCCGGTGATGCGCTCAGACAGCCAGGAGGATATCCTGAAGGTGACCAAAATGATTGGCCAGCTGCCCATAGCCGAATACGAGGGATCGCCGCGTCGATTTGGCAACCAACCGGCGGCCGGCTCACGCAAGCGTCCCCCGGGTTTTCCACAGCGGGTCTCGCCCACAGCGAGCGGCGtaggtggcggcggtggcagcggtggcagcggcagcagcaaccacaatGTGGCCGGCAAGGCATCGTCGGGCAATCTGATAGATCTGATCGATCACGAGGAGGACGGCAGGACGGCGGCAGCTAGAGAGAAAACACCAGCATTCGATTACTTGTATGAGTTCTCGGAAACGCGCAAGGTACTGGAGGAGTTCTTCAAGGCCAATCCCGACGATGAGAAACGTTTCGCGGACTACACCACAGAGAGCGGCGATGATGTGCCCAATTCG cagcagcagcaggaacatcCGGCAACGACACCGATGGAGCAGGCATACATTGGCCAGCGCTTGGCTAGGATACCCAAAGAGGAGCTGTACATGGTTCATCGTTCGCCCAGCAAGAAGCAG CAGCCGCCCAGTGAACACAACAACGTCAGTGTACCGACTGTGTATCAGGAGCAGCACAACGATATCGAGCTGTATATCGATTCGAAtagccgcagcagcggcgaTCTGGCGGACACCGAACTGGAGGCGAATCTGCGCAGACATTCGCGCAACTTTACCCTCTCGCCGGAGACGACGGACTACGATTCGAACTGCGGCGATCTAGATAGCCTGTCGAATGACATCAACTGCCCCACAGACTACGGCAAGCTGTACACGAGCATGCCCGTGCTGGAGGATGGCCTCAGCAGTGGCCATGCCTCCGATACGGAGAACAATGTATCTGTTGTCTGTGACAAGCAGGCAcaacaggcacagccacagcagcagcagcagcagcaaccgacCGTCCACGAGCACAATGGCAACGcaaatggcaatggcactgCTGTAAATGGTGAGCGATTGGAGAACGAATACAACAACAGCGCCAGCCTGGCGACTGTCACAACCGATGCCTCACAGTCGGCGCTGATAAGTGACTTTGCCTcgctgccgatgccgatgccaccgccactgccactgccactgccctgcACACCGCCGCAGATTGAACTGCCAGACACGGACAGCCTCGAGCACGAGCCCATGCAAGCCGAACAGGCCACAGCGGCTGCAGCGGATTGCGGCGATTGCTGCCCCATGGAGCAATCCCACTATGGAGCAGTCtatgcagcagcggcatccgCAGGAAGTGCCGTCCAGCAGCCGGCCACAGCGGCAGTGGAGATCCAGGAGGCCATGAAAGAGATACGCACGGCCCTGCAGCGGGCCAAGACGCAGCCGGACAAGCTCAAGTTCTGTGACgaagtcctgccaaccgaacCGGAGTCCCCCGTGTGGGTGCCACGCAAATGCGGTGCGGCGGCCATAGCAACGCCGGCCACAGCTTTGCCGGAGGAGGAGCCTGATACCGATCTGGAAACGGATCGATTGTTGGGCCAGCAGCGGCACGAGGAGCAGGACTTTTTCTCCGATCAG ATCTTTGCGCAGCCTCGGGCCCCCGATAGCAATGCCAACGAGGGAACGGAAATAGCCAGCAGCAATGGACATCTCAATGGCGGTTGCATTGACAACAACAATCCCAAGCCGCAGACCTATTCGACGGCCACAATTCGGCAGGGTATCGGCACCTCCCTGACGCCCAATTCGCCGGACATTTGCCAGATTGTGGGCACGGCGGACATCACGATCAGCGGGTCCCCGGAGAAACTGCAGTTCACCAAGAGTCCGACGGGATCCATCAAGTCGTTAAAGGACTCGGCCAACAGCGACAAGAAAGCCAAGTCGCGGAACAAGGAGG GTCTATTGGAACCCAAAGTTCTCATTGAGGGCGTACTCTTCCGCGCCAAGTATCTGGGATCGACGCAGCTCGTATGCGAGGGCCAGCCGACCAAGTCGACGCGAATGATGCAGGCCGAAGAGGCTGTGTCCCGGATCAAG GCTTTG GCACCCGAGGGCGAGAGCCAGCCTAGCACGGAGGTGGATCTGTTCATATCAACCGAGAAGATAATGGTGCTAAACACAGACCTCAAGGAGATCATGATGGACCATGCCCTGCGCACCATTTCCTACATAGCCGACATCGGGGATCTGGTGGTGCTGATGGCCCGTCGCCGGTTCGTGCCCAACAGTTTGGGTGATCCGAATCCCAGCCCCGGTCCAAATCCGCTGGGAAGTGATGCCCCCAATCCTccgctggcggcggcggccatcGAGGCAGCAGACTCCTCGCCACCAAAGGAGCCCGCCCAGGTGCTGCACAATAAGCACAATCGGACTCCGAAGATGATCTGCCACGTGTTCGAGAGCGATGAGGCGCAGTTCATTGCGCAGTCGATTGGCCAGGCCTTCCAGGTGGCCTACATGGAGTTCCTCAAGGCCAATGGCATCGAGAACGAGAACCTGGCCAAGGAGATGGACTACCAGGAGGTGCTCAACAGTCAGGAGATCTTTGGCGACGAGCTGGAGATATTCGCCAAGAAGGAGCTCCAGAAGGAGGTTGTCGTCCCCAAGGCCAAGGGCGAAATCCTTGGTGTTGTCATCGTCGAATCCGGCTGGGGCTCGATGCTGCCGACGGTCGTGATTGCCAACCTAATGTCCACCGGGGCTGCCGCCCGTTGCGGCCAGCTGAACATTGGCGACCAGCTGATAGCCATCAATGGCATGAGCCTGGTCGGTCTGCCGCTCTCCACCTGCCAGAGCTACATACGCAATGCCAAGAATCAAACTGCCGTCAAGTTCACCGTTGTGCCCTGTCCCCCCGTCGTCGAGGTGAAGATACTGCGCCCCAAGGCCCTGTTCCAGTTGGGTTTCAGTGTCCAGAATGGCGTG ATCTGCAGTCTGCTGCGCGGAGGAATCGCCGAGCGCGGCGGTGTCCGGGTGGGTCATCGCATCATCGAGATCAACAATCAGAGTGTGGTGGCCGTACCCCACGATACCATTGTCAAGCTCTTGTCATCCTCTGTAGGCGAG ATCCTGATGAAGACCATGCCCACGTCCATGTTTCGTTTGCTCACTGGCCAGGAGACGCCtatctatatataa
- the X11L gene encoding uncharacterized protein X11L isoform X4: MNSNSCSDSSNDSMANPLQMNFGQPQMQSLQQERYVWEMRTRSPNVTPASTVLNSPDLNAELPYAPLQGQSPGQMSMGYGETGGQMASSYYYQRPHLHQIRVGRSPGSQFDAHESLPQGRASPGSPTDVGKADGQCLRDGEIVVFDDIDTNWMNKAAPVMRSDSQEDILKVTKMIGQLPIAEYEGSPRRFGNQPAAGSRKRPPGFPQRVSPTASGVGGGGGSGGSGSSNHNVAGKASSGNLIDLIDHEEDGRTAAAREKTPAFDYLYEFSETRKVLEEFFKANPDDEKRFADYTTESGDDVPNSQQQQEHPATTPMEQAYIGQRLARIPKEELYMVHRSPSKKQQPPSEHNNVSVPTVYQEQHNDIELYIDSNSRSSGDLADTELEANLRRHSRNFTLSPETTDYDSNCGDLDSLSNDINCPTDYGKLYTSMPVLEDGLSSGHASDTENNVSVVCDKQAQQAQPQQQQQQQPTVHEHNGNANGNGTAVNGERLENEYNNSASLATVTTDASQSALISDFASLPMPMPPPLPLPLPCTPPQIELPDTDSLEHEPMQAEQATAAAADCGDCCPMEQSHYGAVYAAAASAGSAVQQPATAAVEIQEAMKEIRTALQRAKTQPDKLKFCDEVLPTEPESPVWVPRKCGAAAIATPATALPEEEPDTDLETDRLLGQQRHEEQDFFSDQIFAQPRAPDSNANEGTEIASSNGHLNGGCIDNNNPKPQTYSTATIRQGIGTSLTPNSPDICQIVGTADITISGSPEKLQFTKSPTGSIKSLKDSANSDKKAKSRNKEGLLEPKVLIEGVLFRAKYLGSTQLVCEGQPTKSTRMMQAEEAVSRIKAPEGESQPSTEVDLFISTEKIMVLNTDLKEIMMDHALRTISYIADIGDLVVLMARRRFVPNSLGDPNPSPGPNPLGSDAPNPPLAAAAIEAADSSPPKEPAQVLHNKHNRTPKMICHVFESDEAQFIAQSIGQAFQVAYMEFLKANGIENENLAKEMDYQEVLNSQEIFGDELEIFAKKELQKEVVVPKAKGEILGVVIVESGWGSMLPTVVIANLMSTGAAARCGQLNIGDQLIAINGMSLVGLPLSTCQSYIRNAKNQTAVKFTVVPCPPVVEVKILRPKALFQLGFSVQNGVICSLLRGGIAERGGVRVGHRIIEINNQSVVAVPHDTIVKLLSSSVGEILMKTMPTSMFRLLTGQETPIYI; the protein is encoded by the exons ATGAATTCAAATTcctgcagcgacagcagcaacgaTTCGATGGCCAATCCGCTGCAAATGAACTTTGGACAGCCGCAGATGCAGTCGCTACAGCAGGAGCGCTACGTGTGGGAAATGCGAACGCGCAGTCCCAATGTGACGCCCGCCAGCACAGTACTCAACTCCCCGGACCTGAATGCCGAGCTGCCGTACGCACCGCTGCAGGGCCAGTCGCCCGGACAGATGTCTATGGGCTATGGGGAAACCGGCGGACAGATGGCCTCCTCCTACTACTACCAGCGGCCGCATCTCCATCAGATCCGTGTGGGACGTAGTCCGGGCAGTCAGTTCGATGCCCACGAATCCCTGCCGCAG GGTCGTGCCAGTCCTGGGTCGCCAACGGACGTGGGAAAGGCCGATGGCCAGTGCCTGAGGGATGGGGAGATAGTCGTCTTTGACGACATTGACACCAACTGGATGAACAAGGCCGCCCCGGTGATGCGCTCAGACAGCCAGGAGGATATCCTGAAGGTGACCAAAATGATTGGCCAGCTGCCCATAGCCGAATACGAGGGATCGCCGCGTCGATTTGGCAACCAACCGGCGGCCGGCTCACGCAAGCGTCCCCCGGGTTTTCCACAGCGGGTCTCGCCCACAGCGAGCGGCGtaggtggcggcggtggcagcggtggcagcggcagcagcaaccacaatGTGGCCGGCAAGGCATCGTCGGGCAATCTGATAGATCTGATCGATCACGAGGAGGACGGCAGGACGGCGGCAGCTAGAGAGAAAACACCAGCATTCGATTACTTGTATGAGTTCTCGGAAACGCGCAAGGTACTGGAGGAGTTCTTCAAGGCCAATCCCGACGATGAGAAACGTTTCGCGGACTACACCACAGAGAGCGGCGATGATGTGCCCAATTCG cagcagcagcaggaacatcCGGCAACGACACCGATGGAGCAGGCATACATTGGCCAGCGCTTGGCTAGGATACCCAAAGAGGAGCTGTACATGGTTCATCGTTCGCCCAGCAAGAAGCAG CAGCCGCCCAGTGAACACAACAACGTCAGTGTACCGACTGTGTATCAGGAGCAGCACAACGATATCGAGCTGTATATCGATTCGAAtagccgcagcagcggcgaTCTGGCGGACACCGAACTGGAGGCGAATCTGCGCAGACATTCGCGCAACTTTACCCTCTCGCCGGAGACGACGGACTACGATTCGAACTGCGGCGATCTAGATAGCCTGTCGAATGACATCAACTGCCCCACAGACTACGGCAAGCTGTACACGAGCATGCCCGTGCTGGAGGATGGCCTCAGCAGTGGCCATGCCTCCGATACGGAGAACAATGTATCTGTTGTCTGTGACAAGCAGGCAcaacaggcacagccacagcagcagcagcagcagcaaccgacCGTCCACGAGCACAATGGCAACGcaaatggcaatggcactgCTGTAAATGGTGAGCGATTGGAGAACGAATACAACAACAGCGCCAGCCTGGCGACTGTCACAACCGATGCCTCACAGTCGGCGCTGATAAGTGACTTTGCCTcgctgccgatgccgatgccaccgccactgccactgccactgccctgcACACCGCCGCAGATTGAACTGCCAGACACGGACAGCCTCGAGCACGAGCCCATGCAAGCCGAACAGGCCACAGCGGCTGCAGCGGATTGCGGCGATTGCTGCCCCATGGAGCAATCCCACTATGGAGCAGTCtatgcagcagcggcatccgCAGGAAGTGCCGTCCAGCAGCCGGCCACAGCGGCAGTGGAGATCCAGGAGGCCATGAAAGAGATACGCACGGCCCTGCAGCGGGCCAAGACGCAGCCGGACAAGCTCAAGTTCTGTGACgaagtcctgccaaccgaacCGGAGTCCCCCGTGTGGGTGCCACGCAAATGCGGTGCGGCGGCCATAGCAACGCCGGCCACAGCTTTGCCGGAGGAGGAGCCTGATACCGATCTGGAAACGGATCGATTGTTGGGCCAGCAGCGGCACGAGGAGCAGGACTTTTTCTCCGATCAG ATCTTTGCGCAGCCTCGGGCCCCCGATAGCAATGCCAACGAGGGAACGGAAATAGCCAGCAGCAATGGACATCTCAATGGCGGTTGCATTGACAACAACAATCCCAAGCCGCAGACCTATTCGACGGCCACAATTCGGCAGGGTATCGGCACCTCCCTGACGCCCAATTCGCCGGACATTTGCCAGATTGTGGGCACGGCGGACATCACGATCAGCGGGTCCCCGGAGAAACTGCAGTTCACCAAGAGTCCGACGGGATCCATCAAGTCGTTAAAGGACTCGGCCAACAGCGACAAGAAAGCCAAGTCGCGGAACAAGGAGG GTCTATTGGAACCCAAAGTTCTCATTGAGGGCGTACTCTTCCGCGCCAAGTATCTGGGATCGACGCAGCTCGTATGCGAGGGCCAGCCGACCAAGTCGACGCGAATGATGCAGGCCGAAGAGGCTGTGTCCCGGATCAAG GCACCCGAGGGCGAGAGCCAGCCTAGCACGGAGGTGGATCTGTTCATATCAACCGAGAAGATAATGGTGCTAAACACAGACCTCAAGGAGATCATGATGGACCATGCCCTGCGCACCATTTCCTACATAGCCGACATCGGGGATCTGGTGGTGCTGATGGCCCGTCGCCGGTTCGTGCCCAACAGTTTGGGTGATCCGAATCCCAGCCCCGGTCCAAATCCGCTGGGAAGTGATGCCCCCAATCCTccgctggcggcggcggccatcGAGGCAGCAGACTCCTCGCCACCAAAGGAGCCCGCCCAGGTGCTGCACAATAAGCACAATCGGACTCCGAAGATGATCTGCCACGTGTTCGAGAGCGATGAGGCGCAGTTCATTGCGCAGTCGATTGGCCAGGCCTTCCAGGTGGCCTACATGGAGTTCCTCAAGGCCAATGGCATCGAGAACGAGAACCTGGCCAAGGAGATGGACTACCAGGAGGTGCTCAACAGTCAGGAGATCTTTGGCGACGAGCTGGAGATATTCGCCAAGAAGGAGCTCCAGAAGGAGGTTGTCGTCCCCAAGGCCAAGGGCGAAATCCTTGGTGTTGTCATCGTCGAATCCGGCTGGGGCTCGATGCTGCCGACGGTCGTGATTGCCAACCTAATGTCCACCGGGGCTGCCGCCCGTTGCGGCCAGCTGAACATTGGCGACCAGCTGATAGCCATCAATGGCATGAGCCTGGTCGGTCTGCCGCTCTCCACCTGCCAGAGCTACATACGCAATGCCAAGAATCAAACTGCCGTCAAGTTCACCGTTGTGCCCTGTCCCCCCGTCGTCGAGGTGAAGATACTGCGCCCCAAGGCCCTGTTCCAGTTGGGTTTCAGTGTCCAGAATGGCGTG ATCTGCAGTCTGCTGCGCGGAGGAATCGCCGAGCGCGGCGGTGTCCGGGTGGGTCATCGCATCATCGAGATCAACAATCAGAGTGTGGTGGCCGTACCCCACGATACCATTGTCAAGCTCTTGTCATCCTCTGTAGGCGAG ATCCTGATGAAGACCATGCCCACGTCCATGTTTCGTTTGCTCACTGGCCAGGAGACGCCtatctatatataa